The following are encoded together in the Sparus aurata chromosome 1, fSpaAur1.1, whole genome shotgun sequence genome:
- the LOC115573651 gene encoding NLR family CARD domain-containing protein 3-like: MKSDRSMSPWPLNFKDGDQSAEERVQRVLSGQSVQQHPTDLDSIFKHLEENVVNFVKNELKKCQNVLSPDYPECSERQSEDGEVLDGEEEEQRRSSREAFLKITLNFLRSMKQEELADCLQSRTVAAVCQRQLKSNLQKKFQCMFEGIAKAGNPTLLNRIYTELYITEGGTADVNDEHEVRQIETASRKPHRPETTIRQEDIFKASPGRDEPIRRVLTKGVAGIGKTVLTQKFTLDWAEDKANQDIQFTFPFTFRELNVLKEKKFSLMQLVHHFFTETKEIRGFEEFQVVFIFDGLDECRLPLDFHNTEILTDVTESTSVDVLLTNLIRGKLLPSARLWITTRPAAANQIPPECVDMVREVRGFTDPQKEEYFGKRFRDVEQASRIISHIKTSRSLHIMCHIPVFCWITATVLEDVLKTRKVGELPKSLTEMYIHFLVIQSKVKNIKYDGGAETDSHWTPEGRKMIESLGKLAFEQLQKENLIFYDSDLTECGLNITAASVYSGVFTQIFKAERGLYQDKVFCFVHLSVQEFLAALHVHLTFINSGVNLLAEGKQSKLFRDKREPTYLFQSAVDEALQSPNGHLDLFLHFLLGLSLQTNQTLLRGLMTHTGSISQTNQETVEYIKEKISDNLSPERSINLFHCLNELNDGSLVEEIQQYLRSGSLSTNKLSPAQWSALVFILLSSKEDLDVFDLKKYSTSEEALLRLLPVVKASNKALLSGCNLSERSCEALSSILSSQSSSLRELDLSDNDLQDSGVKLLSVGLKSPHCKLQTLRMSGCLITEEGCTSLASGLRSNPSHLRELDLCYNHPGDSGVNSLSAACDDPDFRLDTLRVEHGGEQRLKPGLRKYGCQLRMDSNTANRKLKLPKSNRKVTYMTEYQPYPDHPESFEYWTEQRCRNGLTGRCYWEVMWKGGVEISVSYRGINRGGDIEDSLCGGNNQSWSLRCSDDGYSVCHNNIRTDLSLSSSSLSSSSSSSSSSSVSNRVAVYVDCPAGTLSFYRVSSDSLIHLHTFNTTFTEPLYPGLLFRSGSSVFLCSL, from the exons atgaagagtgaccggtccatGAGTCCATGGCCTTTGAACTTCAAGGATGGAGATCAATCTGCTGAAGAAAG AGTTCAGCGGGTTCTCAGTGGTcagtctgtccagcagcatccaACAGatctggactccatatttaag CATCTTGAGGAGAACGTTGTCAACTTTGTGAAGAACGAGTTGAAGAAGTGCCAGAATGTTCTGAGtccagattacccagaatgctcagaGAGGCAGAGTGAGGATGGggaggtgttggacggtgaggaagaggagcagaggaggagcagcagagaggcatttctgaagatcacactgaACTTCCTGAGGAgcatgaagcaggaggagctagCCGACTGTCTGCaaagca GAACTGTTGCCGCAGTTTGTCAACGTCAACtcaaatctaaccttcagaagaagttccagtgtatgttcgaggggatcgctaaagcaggaaacccaacccttctgaatcggatctacacagagctctacatcacagagggagggactgcagatgtcaatgatgaacatgaggtcagacagattgaaacagcatccaggaagccacacagaccagaaacaacaatcagacaagaagacatctttaaagcctcacctggaagagacgaaccaatcagaagagtgctgacaaagggagtggctggcatcgggaaaacagtgttaacacagaagttcactctggactgggctgaagacaaagccaaccaggacatacagttcacatttccattcactttcagagagctaaatgtgctgaaagagaaaaagttcagcttgatGCAACtcgttcatcacttcttcactgaaaccaaagaaatccgcggctttgaagagttccaggttgtgttcatctttgacggtctggatgagtgtcgacttcctctggacttccacaacactgagatcctgactgatgttacagagtcaacctcagtggatgtgctgctgacaaacctcatcagggggaaactgcttccctctgctcgcctctggataaccacacgacctgcggcagccaatcagatccctcctgagtgtgttgacatggtgagagaggtcagagggttcactgacccacagaaggaggagtactttgggaagagattcagagatgtggagcaggccagcagaatcatctcccacatcaagacatcacgaagcctccacatcatgtgccacatcccagtcttctgctggatcactgctactgttctggaggatgtgttgaagactaGAAAGgtaggagagctgcccaagagcctgactgagatgtacatccacttcctggtgattcagtccaaagtgaagaacaTCAAGTATGATGGTGGAGCTGAGACAGATTCCCACTGGACTCCAGAgggcaggaagatgattgagtctctgggaaaactggcttttgagcagctgcagaaagaAAACCTTATCTTCTATGattcagacctgacagagtgtggacTCAATATCACAGCCGcatcagtgtactcaggagtgttcacacagatctttaaagcagagagaggactgtaccaggacaaggtgttctgcttcgtgcatttgagtgttcaggagtttctggctgctcttcatgtccatctgacgttcatcaactctggagtcaatctgtTGGCAGAAGGAAAACAATCTAAACTATTCAGAGACAAACGTGAACCGACATATCTCttccagagtgctgtggacgaggccttacagagtccaaatggacaccttgACTTattcctccacttcctcctgggtctttcactgcagaccaatcagactctCCTTCGAGGTCTGatgacacacacaggaagtatATCACAgaccaatcaggaaacagttgAGTACATCAAGGAGAAGATCAGTGATAATCTCTCCCCAGAGAGAAGTATCAATCTTTTCCACTGTCTcaatgaactgaatgatggTTCTCtcgtggaggagatccaacagtacctgagatcaggaagtctctccacaaataaactgtctcctgctcagtggtcagctctggtcttcatcttactgtcatcaaaAGAAGATCTGGACGTATTTGACCTGAAGAAGTACTCTACTTCAGAGGAGGcacttctgaggctgctgccagtggtcaaagcctccaacaaagctct GCTGAGTGGCTGtaatctgtcagagagaagctgtgaagcacTGTCCTCAATTCtaagctcccagtcctctagtctgagagagctggacctgagtgacaACGACCTACaagattcaggagtgaagctgctgtctgttggattgaagagtccacactgtaaactacagactctcag gatgtcaggctgtctgatcacagaggaaggctgtacttctctggcctcaggtCTGAGATCCAACCCCTCACAtttgagagagctggacctgtgCTACAATCATCcgggagactcaggagtgaactCGCTGTCGGCTGCATGCGATGATCCAGACTTTAGACTGGACACGCTCAG gGTGGAACATGGTGGAGAGCAGAGGCTGAAACCTggtctgaggaagt atgGCTGTCAACTCAGAATGGACTCAAACACAGCTAACAGAAAGCTCAAACTGCCTAAAAGCAACAGGAAGGTGACATATATGACAGAATATCAgccatatcctgatcatccagagagctTTGAGTACTGGACTGAGCAGCGGTGTAGAaatggtctgactggtcgctgttactgggaggttaTGTGGAAAGGAGGGGTTGagatatcagtgagttacagaggaATCAACAGGGGAGGAGACATTGAGGACAGTTTGTGTGGAGGAAAtaatcagtcctggagtctgaggtgctctgatgatggttactctgtctgtcacaataacataagaacagacctctccctctcctcctcctccctctcctcctcctcctcctcctcctcctcctcctctgtctctaacagagtagcagtgtatgtggactgtcctgctggcactctgtccttctacagagtctcctctgactcactgatccacctccacaccttcaacaccacattcactgaacctctttatcctgggcTCTTGTTCAGGTCTGGttcctcagtgtttctgtgttctctgtag